The genomic segment CCCGTTGCCACGGCCTGAATATCCCATTCCTGGGTGACCTCAAGGCTCGTAAGTCCCGAATCGCTGAAGAGGGAGCTTATCTTCGACGGCGCCAGGGCAAGCTCAGTGGTGATGTTCAGCCCTTTTGTGACCGTCAAATTCCAGATATATCCCTGGTCGATACGGGCGGGAAGTTCAAGGTGTATGGTGTCTCCGAGCTTGACTGTGATGGTATCTCCGTTGCTGGACTCGCCATAGCCGGTACCCGTAGAAGCTGTATCCTGTGCAAAATTATCCGCCACGGGCTGGAACATCTGGCTGTCTATGAGGCTCGAGATGCTGAAGGATTGTGGCAACGGGGACTGGAAAGATGTAGGGCCTGTCCCGGGGCTCATGCCCGGAAGAGCCTGGACCAGCGACGGAAAATTCTCCGGGGAATTCAGCGAAGATAACGCGTCCAGGGAGTTGATCGCCGAATCGCCGCTAAATGGCGTCGAGTCTATCAGCGATGCAGGAAAGCCAAAGGACGATAGCCCGCTAAATGACGGCATTAGGCTTATACTGGCGCTGGCGCACGTCGAACATATGAGGGCCGTGACCACGAAACAAACAAATGCAGAAATCCTCGCTCTCATTTCCCTCAAGGCTGTATTCTACTCGCCTGAATAAAAAGTAAATACGATATAATACCAGACTTTTACTATAAATCCGCCAAATTAATTGGATTAATATTTAGCCTGCTGCCGACTGAACTATATTTAATAGTTGAGGTGAGGGTAGTCATGAGAAAGATAAAGCTTTGTATCGCAGCGCTGCTGGCGGTCGCCATTCTTGTCTCCGTCGGATATACGGCCACGGCAAGTATGTTCACGGCTCCGACTTTTTCGATAGGCAAGACCGGGTTCAGCCAGATTTCTCCGTCCGAGATAGGCAAGTCATCGATCATTTTTGCACCGAGCACGAATGACCTGTTCTCAGGCGGATTCCTTACGACGCACGTGAAGCCGAAGCTGCTCACGAGTAACTGGGCGTCGAGCATGAAGACATCGCAGGTCAACCAGATGTTCGCCATGATGCTGAACGGGCTCGGCAGCAAGAGTTTAAGCTGAATTTAATTTGCTCACTAAGTGCCCGTTGTTACTTAAAAAATAAAAACGTTTTATCTTTTTACCGGTGTTGCAACCTGCGCCAGGGGCGTCGTGAGCGATTCCTGCTCGATGCGGTAGAAGAATATGTAGTATAGCGACGCAGAGCAGATGTACGTCACGCAGGTCACCATGAAAGGCAGCACATAGTTGGAGCCGGCCATCATGATGCCGCTCAGGTAGGCGCTCAGCGCCTGGCACAGGTACCACGACATGGACGTGAGGCTGCTCACGGTGGCACGCTGGTCGTCGGAGACCAGCTCCATATTGAAGTTATTAATGGCCGGGTTGGCCATGTTCATGAGCGTCATCCGCATGATGTAGGCGAAAGCCGCCACGTAGATGTTCGTCGTTAAGGCCAGGATGATGAGGAACGGTATCGACGCGAGCTCCGTGAAGGCAATGGTCTTTATTTTACCGAAGCGCGTCACCGCGAGCGGTATAAGTATAAGGCCGAACGCCATGACCAGCTCGCCCGTCGAATAGATAAAGCCGATCTGGTCTGTGGTAGCCGAGATCCAGTTGTGGAAGTACACGTTGAAGAATGGGACGATCATGCCGGCCCCGATGCCCACCAGGCCGTTGATGACGATGAGCTTTTGCACTTTGGCGGAGCGGATAGCCGAGCCCAGCACTGTGAACCGCTTATGAGGCTTAGGCTTTCTCATCGGCTCGTTCATAGATAATACCGGTATCGCCGACAGCGCGATGACAGCCAGCGACAGGAAGAGCGTATACCGGTATATATCGGGCCCCAGCGGGTCAACGCCGATCATCCGGAGGGCGGTCGGCGCCATGCCGCCCGCCAGGCAGCCGATGATATAGGCGACCTGCGATAGTGCCGAGTTCATGGAGAACAGGTACATGCGCTCTTCATGCGACGAGTTCTCCATCAGGAAAGGCGAGCCGGCCACAGTATAGAACGCCGTGCCGATACCGTATAAGGCGCTGATGACGAGAAGCCAGTCCAGCGAGGTTATGGTATATAGAAGCAACAGCGAAACCGTCGTAATGGCGATCCCGACAAGAAGGGTGTTCTTCCTCCCCAGCCTATCGCATATGGTCGCGACCGGCAGGGCCGCCAGGCCCGTCGAAATGAACGTGATGGACAGCATCAGACCTAAAAGGTCCTCCCGGAAGCCCAGCCTCAGGATGTATAAGTTAAAAATAACGCTGTATATGCCCAGGTGTATAGACAGCAGAAAAAAATAAGCTATGTATGATCGGGCGTTGTGGCTGAAGTGCCGGATATTTGACAGGTAGCCGCTTATGGCCGGTATGCTTGACAATTGTGTACACTCGTTTTTATGCCCTGCTCTTATATGTCCTGCCAGCTGAATAGCTCGTTGGCGATCAGTAATAAAATGCCGGTGAACGCCAGCAGTATGACTACGTTACCCCATAATGGCAGGCCGGATTTATACGCTGTGCCTGAGAGCAGAGGCGAAACGATATCATGGCTGATAGGATCTATCCAGATCAGGAGCTTCGCATATATCGGGTACTGTGAGAATGTATCCCCCAACATGATCATATTCTGGCCCGCCATGGAGAGAGATCCAATGACGGTGCCGATCGTGTCGGAGAAGAACAGCGCCACCCAGGCGATGATGCCACCCAGGATGGATATGAGCGGGTTTTTAGTAACTGTCGAGATCAGTATGCCGAGCGCCACGTAAACGGCGAACAGGATGACCATGAAAACGATGACCAGCACGGCGTTTAATACGTCCGTGCCGGAGGGTACCATGCCCGCGGCGACCGCTGTCAGGACATAGGCGATGATCGAGCCGGCCGCATAGAAGAACGATACGACTCCGAGGCAGCCGAAGAATTTACCCATGATTACGGTGCTCCGTTCCACCGGCTTCGATAAAAGCTGATATATCGTCCTGTCCTTCCTTTCCCCCGAAATCGTGTCGGCCGTGATAATGACTGCCAGCAGCACCAGGATAATGTTCAAGAGGTCCATCGTACCAAGAACCTGTGAAGGCTGGAAGCCTGATAAAGCCCCAATGCTCCTCTCATAGTTCAGGCTCATGATCGTGATGCCCAGGATGGCGAGCGCCATGACCGTATACAATATACCGATCATGATAAAGCGCTTTGACTTGATGTATTCGTTGAATTCCTTGACCGCGATGGTCAGGATGTTATTGAATTCTTCCTGTACGGCCATGCTCAGCCCTCCACGTTGCCTTCGGCGGTCACTTTCAGGAACGCATCCTCGAGCGTTGGCATCTTCTCTCTGATCCCGCGCACCCGGCAGCCTGCGCCGACCAGCGTGATGTTAATATCTTCAGCCAGCGCCGGGTTATCCACCATGACGTCGATGAACCCGTTATTCCTGGTCACGCCTCCGACGCCTTTGATCTTTTTCACCAGCTCCAGCTGGCTGTCCTCGAACTTCGGGGCCGCTATCTCGATCACGGCCATGTTCCCTTCCGTGCTTCGGAGGAACTCCTCGATAGGCCGCTCGACGATGAGCTGCCCTTTCTTTACGATGCCGACCACATCGCTGATGTCCTGCACCTCGTGGAGAATATGGGATGATAAGAAGATTGTGACGTTCTCGCCCTTCAGCTTTTTAATGACCTCCCGAATGTCGTGGGAGCCCTGGGGGTCGAGGCCCGTCGTCGGCTCATCGAGGATGAGAAGCTTCGGCTTCCCCAATAATGCCACCGCGATGCCCAGACGCTGGCGCATGCCGTGCGAATAGGTGCCGACCCGGTCGTTGCCACGGCCTTCGAGGCCCACCGTCCCGAGCAGCTCTTCAATGCGGCCGTCCAGGTCTTCGACGCCGACGAGCTTGCCGAAAAACTCGAGGTTACCCTTACCGCTCAGGTCGTCGTAGAACGCCGGCCGCTCGGGCAGATACCCGGTGATCTTCCGAATTTCCCTGTGCTGTGCCTTAATGTCGAAGCCCATGATGCTGGCCGTGCCGGCCGTGGGCTTTATGAAACCCATGAGCATGTTGATGGTGGTGGATTTTCCAGCGCCGTTCGGGCCGAGGAATCCATAGACGATCCCCGGCTTGACTGTCAGGTTTAGGTCCTTTACGGCGACGAGGTCGCCGTAGTTCCTGGTTAAGCCATGCGTCTCGATCGCGTTCATATATTGGCCTTCGTGAAATTTATGTCATTACATCAGGCTTTTCCCATATAAATAGTCATTCGGCATGGTCTCGCCAAGACCTTCTATAATATTTATTGTGTTGGTTTAGTCTTGTATGTCGTGCACTTCTCCGGCTTCGCGGGCTTAAAACGGGTCACCCCAATATACGACAGCTATTATTCAACACAGCAAATTTTAATAACGCCTTCGTGTCACTTCAGGCCCGCTTCGAGTAACTTCGTGGCTGAAATCGTCTTTGTGTAACTTACCTATTTCGAGTGCAAGGAGATATCTATTAATCATTTTATTGCGTCCGGATGAGGCGCATTCCGTTGAGGATGACGATGAGCGAGGTGCCCATGTCGGCGAACACGGCCATCCACAGGTCGGCCATGCCCAATACCGCCAGTACGATGAAGACCGCCTTGATGGCAATGGCGAATACGACGTTCTCCTTTATGATGGTCAGCGTATGCCTGCCCAGCCTGATCGTATAGTCCACCTTCGTCAGGTCGTTGGACATGAGAGCTATGTCCGCCGTTTCCAGCGCCGTGTCCGAGCCCGTGGCGCCCATGGCGATGCCTACGTTCGAGGCGGCCAGGGCGGGAGCGTCGTTGATGCCGTCGCCCACCATGATGACGTTTCCATGAGCCTTGCGGATGCCTTTGACGATGCTCGCCTTATCCTCGGGCAGCAATTCCCCGAAGTATCCGTCCAGGCCGATGTCGCCCGCGATTGCTTTGGCCATACGGTTATTGTCGCCGGTCAGCATGACGACCTCCTTGAGGCCCGTTTTGTGCAGGTCATCCACGAGTTTCCGGCTTTCCGGCCTTATCTCATCCGAGACTGTGATGACTGCCAGCACCGTATGGTCCTTTCCCAGGACCAGGGGCGTCTTACCGGCTTCCTGGACCCTGTCTACGGTCTTTTGTACATCCTCGCTCACCGCGCTGAACATCTTGAGGTTCCCGATGCTGTATTCTACCCCGTCGATCTTTCCCTTGACGCCTTTACCGGTGATAGACTCGAAATCGGTCACGGCGACTGGCGCTCTCCCGTGGTTCGCACGGATGACGGCCGCCGCGAGCGGGTGCTCCGACCGGGACTCGAGTGAAGCGGCTATGTCCAATATCTCCTGGTCTCCGAGCGAGTCGAACTGGATTATGCTGGAAACAGACGGCCTGCCCATGGTCAGCGTCCCGGTCTTATCGAAAGCGATGGCTCTGGCCCTCCCGATCTCCTCTAAATAGGTGCCGCCCTTAATGAGCACGCCGTTCCGGGAGGCGCTGCCTATAGCCGATACGATGGATACGGGCGTGGATATGACGAGCGCGCAGGGACAGGATATAACCAGCAGAACCAGGCCTCGATAAAGCCACTCGTAGAAAGGCTGGCCCAGGAGTGCCGGTATTATGGCGACGCACGCCGCCAGCAGTATCACCGCCGG from the Methanocella sp. genome contains:
- a CDS encoding protease inhibitor I42 family protein, producing the protein MFQPVADNFAQDTASTGTGYGESSNGDTITVKLGDTIHLELPARIDQGYIWNLTVTKGLNITTELALAPSKISSLFSDSGLTSLEVTQEWDIQAVATGTQVILGSYKSSVDNGPYDRTYKLTVIVE
- a CDS encoding MFS transporter; this translates as MSSIPAISGYLSNIRHFSHNARSYIAYFFLLSIHLGIYSVIFNLYILRLGFREDLLGLMLSITFISTGLAALPVATICDRLGRKNTLLVGIAITTVSLLLLYTITSLDWLLVISALYGIGTAFYTVAGSPFLMENSSHEERMYLFSMNSALSQVAYIIGCLAGGMAPTALRMIGVDPLGPDIYRYTLFLSLAVIALSAIPVLSMNEPMRKPKPHKRFTVLGSAIRSAKVQKLIVINGLVGIGAGMIVPFFNVYFHNWISATTDQIGFIYSTGELVMAFGLILIPLAVTRFGKIKTIAFTELASIPFLIILALTTNIYVAAFAYIMRMTLMNMANPAINNFNMELVSDDQRATVSSLTSMSWYLCQALSAYLSGIMMAGSNYVLPFMVTCVTYICSASLYYIFFYRIEQESLTTPLAQVATPVKR
- a CDS encoding ABC transporter permease, whose protein sequence is MAVQEEFNNILTIAVKEFNEYIKSKRFIMIGILYTVMALAILGITIMSLNYERSIGALSGFQPSQVLGTMDLLNIILVLLAVIITADTISGERKDRTIYQLLSKPVERSTVIMGKFFGCLGVVSFFYAAGSIIAYVLTAVAAGMVPSGTDVLNAVLVIVFMVILFAVYVALGILISTVTKNPLISILGGIIAWVALFFSDTIGTVIGSLSMAGQNMIMLGDTFSQYPIYAKLLIWIDPISHDIVSPLLSGTAYKSGLPLWGNVVILLAFTGILLLIANELFSWQDI
- a CDS encoding ABC transporter ATP-binding protein, with the protein product MNAIETHGLTRNYGDLVAVKDLNLTVKPGIVYGFLGPNGAGKSTTINMLMGFIKPTAGTASIMGFDIKAQHREIRKITGYLPERPAFYDDLSGKGNLEFFGKLVGVEDLDGRIEELLGTVGLEGRGNDRVGTYSHGMRQRLGIAVALLGKPKLLILDEPTTGLDPQGSHDIREVIKKLKGENVTIFLSSHILHEVQDISDVVGIVKKGQLIVERPIEEFLRSTEGNMAVIEIAAPKFEDSQLELVKKIKGVGGVTRNNGFIDVMVDNPALAEDINITLVGAGCRVRGIREKMPTLEDAFLKVTAEGNVEG